One region of Erythrolamprus reginae isolate rEryReg1 unplaced genomic scaffold, rEryReg1.hap1 scaffold_231, whole genome shotgun sequence genomic DNA includes:
- the LOC139156022 gene encoding LDL receptor repeat-containing protein egg-1-like isoform X2 has translation MLFAIGDGMMFWTTATRSRAIKVWYSPQEIVENWWFQTKQKLVDIKIYSKLYQQGRNGCSEKHGGCSQICLPNPHGRSCWCTTGYILERSTLCIKAVKCSEPFHACLDHTKCIVKEQVCDGNLDCQDGSDEMNCHYIVNKPQAITPSWTTQLPTKPFHEKKTLAPIKIHTKKPVTKKAHVQPQTKHKSTTVTVSKSATTTTTTQIRTSRRRQKPTRPAAGIWQHPSLVQGVKQNDLGSHACNSDTCNMRGDCTVENHRIRCSCMLGYSGDYCEKEKPRSMAGSVVLSIITVLLLVMGAAGIFIYFRRQRSRLRASSTESDKKLAIYQKDNQSDSFVEDETCINAAYDPGQEMVTPLTTKTSTDL, from the exons ATGCTCTTCGCAATAGGGGATGGAATGATGTTCTGGACAACAGCAACACGCAGTC GTGCAATAAAGGTGTGGTATAGtccacaggaaatagtagaaaacTGGTGGTTTCAAACAAAACAGAAACTTGTGGATATAAAGATCTACAGCAAACTATACCAACAAG GGAGGAATGGTTGTTCGGAAAAGCACGGGGGATGCAGTCAGATCTGTTTACCAAATCCGCATGGACGAAGCTGCTGGTGCACCACCGGGTACATTTTAGAACGCAGTACTCTGTGCATCAAAGCCGTGAAATGCTCGGAGCCTTTTCATGCCTGCTTGGACCACACCAAATGCATTGTAAAAGAGCAAGTCTGTGATGGGAATCTTGATTGCCAAGATGGATCTGATGAGATGAATT GTCACTACATTGTCAATAAACCCCAGGCAATAACTCCATCCTGGACAACACAGCTGCCAACAAAACCCTTCCATGAAAAGAAAACTCTGGCACCCATCAAAATCCACACAAAGAAACCTGTCACTAAAAAGGCTCATGTGCAACCACAGACAAAACACAAGAGTACTACTGTTACTGTCTCTAAAAGtgcaacaacaactactactacgcAGATCCGTACTTCAAGAAGAAGGCAAAAACCTACACGACCTGCAGCAGGGATATGGCAACACCCCTCTCTGGTGCAGGGGGTCAAACAAAATGACTTAGGGTCACATGCTTGTAACAGTGACACCTGCAACATGAGAGGAGACTGTACTGTGGAAAACCATAGAATAAGGTGCAGTTGCATGTTGGGATATAGTGGTGACTACTGCGAAAAAGAGAAACCAAGGTCTATGGCTGGTTCCGTTGTTTTGAGTATCATTACTGTCTTACTACTTGTTATGGGAGCTGCAGGGATCTTTATCTACTTTCGGAGGCAAAGATCACGTCTAAG GGCATCCAGTACGGAATCTGATAAAAAATTGGCCATCTACCAGAAGGATAATCAATCTGACAGCTTTGTTGAAGATGAAACGTGCATCAATGCTGCTTATGACCCAGGCCAG GAAATGGTAACTCCTCTGACGACAAAGACAAGCACAGATTTGTAA